One genomic region from Arthrobacter sp. YN encodes:
- a CDS encoding response regulator, whose translation MLVQSQSDMRLAWEADDGGQAVALAASRPPDVMLMDLRMPVMDGVTATRNIWEAATRDGVEKPKIIALTTFNRDQAVVDAVQAGASGYLLKSAEPEFLLAAIRTVHSGYSVIAPGSVHDLFQHAARTVPVAAPDLSVLDPLSARERDVFLLAAKGLSNSDMASSLFVSEATVKTHLRSVITKLGVGTRLQLVSFAYEHRLLG comes from the coding sequence ATGTTGGTTCAAAGCCAGTCGGACATGCGGCTGGCGTGGGAAGCGGACGATGGCGGCCAAGCGGTTGCGCTCGCGGCATCACGACCGCCGGACGTCATGCTGATGGATCTCCGCATGCCAGTTATGGATGGCGTGACTGCCACCAGGAACATCTGGGAGGCGGCCACGCGTGACGGGGTGGAAAAGCCGAAGATCATCGCTTTGACTACGTTCAACCGCGACCAAGCCGTAGTGGATGCAGTTCAGGCAGGAGCGAGTGGTTACCTTCTCAAGAGCGCCGAGCCCGAATTCCTCTTGGCTGCCATCAGGACCGTTCATTCCGGATACTCGGTCATCGCGCCCGGATCGGTGCACGATCTCTTTCAGCACGCGGCCCGGACAGTGCCGGTTGCGGCTCCTGATCTCTCAGTTCTGGATCCGTTGTCTGCGCGCGAACGGGATGTCTTCCTGTTGGCGGCCAAGGGCTTGAGCAACAGTGACATGGCAAGCAGCTTGTTTGTGTCCGAAGCTACCGTCAAAACGCATTTGCGCAGCGTCATCACCAAATTGGGGGTTGGAACGCGTCTCCAACTCGTGTCGTTTGCTTATGAGCACCGGCTGCTCGGATAG
- a CDS encoding sensor histidine kinase, translating into MERTLRVVRHWGAPAAAAIFFVLWCVGEAGRMGPWPGFYWPGLIPLLVMTAVIGTATWKAYLSLGLTAALLVGQLMHVVPAMLANHWAIYLGSFISLGFIMWTGNKKQRLLAVTSNLLFMAVMTYMMISARYGNGIGWFRPLYLGDSVVLRQYWWQLFPLLLLVAAACGTLGIFLSLYEDRRALSKAQVLTQASLRETEVELIVEQERTRIARDLHDVLAHSLAVIAAQADGTRYMSRDQPQPVLNALENIAVSARHALVDAQRVIEGVRDDGMVAPQPLISDVGPLMERMRQGSLEIEHSESGVPVELGAGQQLAVFRIVQECLTNALKHGGRGTAVRVHFDWSGPGLTLHASSPLPASVALGERDAGQDKGRAGRGLPGMRERAHLAGGWLTAGPDGEQFRVTAFIPYGTTTGSLQITPSPSEALTDLGERTSDRA; encoded by the coding sequence ATGGAACGAACACTGAGAGTTGTCCGGCATTGGGGCGCACCCGCGGCGGCCGCCATCTTCTTCGTGCTGTGGTGCGTGGGAGAAGCGGGCCGGATGGGGCCGTGGCCCGGGTTCTACTGGCCGGGTCTGATACCTCTGCTCGTAATGACGGCAGTGATCGGAACTGCGACGTGGAAAGCGTACCTTTCCTTGGGTCTGACGGCTGCCTTGCTGGTCGGACAGCTTATGCACGTCGTCCCCGCCATGCTGGCCAACCACTGGGCCATCTACTTGGGATCGTTCATTTCGCTGGGATTTATCATGTGGACCGGCAACAAGAAGCAGAGGCTCCTTGCAGTAACTTCCAATCTGCTGTTCATGGCCGTCATGACGTACATGATGATTTCCGCGCGTTATGGGAACGGGATTGGTTGGTTCCGACCGTTGTACTTGGGGGACAGTGTTGTACTGCGTCAGTATTGGTGGCAGTTGTTCCCTCTCCTCTTGCTCGTTGCTGCCGCATGCGGCACCCTAGGCATCTTCCTGTCCCTTTACGAAGACCGCCGGGCGTTGTCCAAGGCGCAGGTTCTCACCCAGGCCAGCCTTAGGGAAACAGAAGTCGAACTGATCGTTGAGCAGGAGCGGACCAGAATCGCCCGGGACCTGCATGATGTTTTGGCCCATTCCTTGGCGGTCATCGCTGCACAAGCCGACGGTACGAGGTATATGAGCCGCGATCAGCCCCAACCCGTTCTGAATGCCCTGGAAAACATTGCCGTATCTGCCAGGCACGCGTTGGTTGATGCGCAGCGTGTCATCGAAGGTGTTCGGGACGATGGCATGGTTGCCCCACAACCCCTGATCAGCGACGTCGGACCGCTCATGGAACGGATGCGTCAGGGCAGCCTCGAGATAGAGCACAGCGAGAGCGGCGTGCCCGTTGAACTGGGAGCAGGCCAGCAGCTTGCAGTCTTCAGGATCGTCCAGGAATGCCTGACCAACGCCTTGAAGCACGGTGGTCGGGGAACCGCTGTGCGCGTGCACTTCGATTGGAGCGGCCCAGGACTAACCCTTCATGCTTCCTCCCCGCTTCCGGCGTCCGTTGCATTGGGGGAAAGGGACGCCGGGCAAGACAAGGGGCGGGCTGGACGAGGCTTACCCGGCATGCGTGAGCGTGCGCATTTGGCAGGTGGCTGGCTGACCGCGGGACCTGATGGCGAGCAGTTCCGGGTGACCGCTTTTATTCCCTATGGAACAACCACCGGGAGCTTACAGATCACTCCGAGTCCTTCCGAGGCATTGACGGACCTGGGAGAACGGACCTCGGACCGTGCCTGA
- a CDS encoding GntR family transcriptional regulator has translation MSAALEALESVPQGTSLAENAYLLLRDRLIMLDIKPGDPINDGQIAAELGIGRTPVREAIKRLESDHLVVSYPRRGTFATGVDITQLAEVSEIRELLEPLASRKAARMASPAMRSELRGVAAAIRDLEGQDNSSQELMRYDIQVHRLIYKASANAHLEDVLIRYDNLATRIWCHMLEKMPSVSGHISEHADLLTAIADGDEDRAAELALHHVVSFEETIRKVL, from the coding sequence ATGAGCGCAGCACTGGAAGCACTGGAATCAGTACCGCAGGGTACGTCCCTGGCGGAGAACGCCTACTTGCTGCTGCGCGACCGGCTCATCATGCTGGACATCAAGCCCGGCGACCCCATCAACGACGGCCAGATCGCCGCCGAACTGGGAATCGGGCGCACCCCCGTCCGCGAAGCCATCAAACGCCTTGAAAGTGACCATCTCGTGGTGTCGTACCCACGGCGCGGCACCTTCGCCACTGGTGTGGACATCACCCAGCTCGCCGAAGTCTCCGAGATCCGCGAGCTCCTGGAACCGCTCGCGTCCAGGAAGGCCGCCCGCATGGCCAGCCCCGCCATGCGCTCCGAACTCCGCGGCGTCGCAGCCGCCATCCGTGATCTTGAAGGCCAGGACAACTCCTCCCAGGAACTCATGCGCTACGACATCCAGGTTCACAGGCTCATTTACAAAGCCTCAGCCAATGCGCACCTCGAAGACGTCCTCATCCGTTACGACAACCTGGCCACCCGCATCTGGTGCCACATGTTGGAGAAGATGCCCTCCGTGTCCGGCCACATCTCCGAACACGCCGACCTTCTCACAGCCATTGCCGACGGCGACGAAGACCGCGCCGCCGAGCTCGCCCTGCACCACGTAGTCAGCTTCGAAGAGACCATCCGCAAGGTCCTCTGA
- the glyA gene encoding serine hydroxymethyltransferase gives MVEPLIRPLAQADPEVDQAIAQELIRQQSTLEMIASENFAPTAVMEAQGSVLTNKYAEGYPGKRYYGGCEHVDVIEQLAIDRLKSLFGAEFANVQPHSGAQANASAMHALITPGDTIMGLNLAHGGHLTHGMRINFSGKLYKVVPYGVREDTHTVDMAEVERLALESKPQLIVAGWSAYSRQLDFAEFRRIADLVGAYLMVDMAHFAGLVAAGLHPSPVPHAHIVTSTTHKTLGGPRGGVILTNDADIAKKVNSAVFPGQQGGPLEHVIAAKAVAFKMAAEPEFQERQVRVLEGSKILAQRLLQDDVAAAGISVVSGGTDVHLVLADLRHSVLNGQQAEDTLHRIGITVNRNAVPFDPRPPMVSSGLRIGTPALAARGFKAEDFTEVSDIIATALIAAANSGTQAGTETGTEAGIQADVSLDETTAVELRRRVTALAEKFPLYPHLNNNGNGAATEAELIGAAQ, from the coding sequence ATGGTTGAACCGCTGATCCGCCCGCTTGCACAGGCGGACCCGGAGGTCGATCAGGCGATCGCCCAGGAACTCATCCGCCAGCAGTCCACGCTGGAAATGATCGCCTCTGAGAACTTCGCTCCCACGGCCGTCATGGAGGCCCAGGGATCGGTACTGACCAACAAGTACGCCGAGGGCTACCCGGGCAAGCGCTACTACGGCGGCTGCGAACACGTTGATGTGATCGAACAGCTGGCCATCGACCGCCTGAAGTCACTGTTTGGCGCAGAGTTCGCCAACGTCCAGCCCCACTCCGGAGCCCAGGCCAACGCCTCGGCCATGCACGCGCTGATCACCCCGGGCGACACCATCATGGGCCTGAACCTGGCCCATGGTGGCCACCTGACCCACGGCATGCGCATCAACTTCTCCGGCAAGCTGTACAAGGTTGTCCCCTACGGCGTCCGCGAGGACACCCACACCGTAGACATGGCTGAAGTTGAGCGCCTGGCTCTAGAGAGCAAGCCGCAACTGATCGTCGCCGGCTGGTCGGCATACTCCCGCCAGTTGGACTTCGCCGAGTTCCGCCGCATCGCTGATCTGGTGGGCGCCTACCTCATGGTGGACATGGCCCACTTCGCGGGTCTCGTTGCTGCAGGGCTGCACCCCAGCCCGGTGCCCCACGCCCACATCGTCACCAGCACCACGCACAAGACCCTCGGCGGTCCCCGCGGTGGCGTGATCCTGACCAACGACGCCGACATCGCCAAGAAGGTTAACTCGGCAGTCTTCCCGGGCCAGCAGGGTGGTCCGCTGGAGCACGTCATCGCCGCCAAGGCCGTGGCCTTCAAGATGGCCGCCGAGCCGGAATTCCAGGAACGCCAGGTCCGCGTCCTTGAAGGCTCCAAGATCCTGGCCCAGCGCCTCCTCCAGGACGACGTAGCTGCAGCCGGCATCTCCGTTGTCAGCGGCGGAACCGACGTCCACCTGGTGCTCGCCGACCTCCGCCACTCCGTCCTCAATGGCCAGCAGGCCGAGGACACGCTCCACCGGATCGGCATCACGGTCAACCGCAACGCCGTCCCGTTCGACCCCCGCCCGCCGATGGTTTCGTCAGGCCTGCGTATCGGCACACCGGCACTCGCCGCCCGCGGCTTCAAGGCTGAGGACTTCACCGAAGTCTCGGACATCATTGCGACGGCGTTGATCGCCGCAGCGAACAGCGGCACCCAGGCAGGCACCGAAACAGGAACTGAAGCAGGCATCCAAGCCGACGTGTCCCTGGACGAGACCACCGCCGTCGAACTCCGCCGCCGCGTGACCGCGCTGGCAGAGAAGTTCCCGCTTTACCCGCACCTGAACAACAACGGCAATGGCGCCGCAACCGAAGCAGAACTGATTGGAGCAGCCCAGTGA
- a CDS encoding sarcosine oxidase subunit beta family protein — MSADHLPDHPDFLWRNPDPKKSYDAVIVGGGGHGLATAYFLAKNHGMTNIAILEKGWLAGGNMARNTTIIRSNYLWDESAAIYEHALKLWEILPEELEYDFLFSQRGVMNLAHTLGDVRESVRRVGANRLNGVDAEWLDPQQVKELCPILNISDNIRYPVMGATYQPRAGIAKHDHVAWAFARKCDELGVDIIQNCEVTGFIKDGNRVTGVKTTRGTINTEKVGLCAAGHSSVLAEMAGFRLPIQSHPLQALVSELHEPVHPTVVMSNHVHVYVSQAHKGELVMGAGVDSYNGYGQRGSFHVIEEQMAAAVELFPIFARAHVLRTWGGIVDTTLDASPIVGLSPVENMFVNCGWGTGGFKGTPAAGLTFAHTIATGAPHQLNKPFALERFETGALIDEHGAAAVAH, encoded by the coding sequence GTGAGTGCAGACCACCTCCCCGATCACCCGGACTTCCTCTGGCGCAACCCGGACCCGAAGAAGAGCTACGACGCCGTGATTGTGGGCGGCGGCGGGCACGGCCTGGCCACCGCGTACTTCCTGGCGAAGAACCACGGCATGACCAACATCGCCATCCTGGAAAAGGGCTGGCTGGCCGGTGGAAACATGGCCCGCAACACCACCATCATTCGTTCCAACTACCTCTGGGACGAGAGCGCTGCCATCTACGAGCACGCGCTCAAGCTCTGGGAAATCCTCCCGGAAGAGCTGGAGTACGACTTCCTGTTCAGCCAGCGCGGTGTCATGAACCTGGCCCACACCTTGGGCGATGTCCGTGAAAGCGTTCGCCGTGTGGGTGCCAACCGGCTCAACGGCGTGGATGCTGAATGGCTTGATCCGCAGCAGGTCAAGGAACTGTGCCCCATCCTGAACATCAGCGACAACATCCGCTACCCCGTGATGGGTGCTACGTACCAGCCGCGTGCAGGCATTGCCAAGCACGACCACGTGGCGTGGGCCTTCGCCCGCAAGTGCGACGAACTCGGCGTGGACATCATCCAGAATTGCGAAGTCACCGGCTTCATCAAGGACGGCAACCGGGTCACCGGCGTCAAGACCACCCGCGGCACCATCAACACCGAAAAGGTGGGTCTCTGCGCCGCCGGCCACAGCTCGGTCCTGGCAGAAATGGCCGGCTTCCGCCTGCCGATCCAGTCGCACCCGCTCCAGGCACTGGTGTCCGAACTGCACGAGCCCGTCCACCCCACAGTGGTCATGTCCAACCACGTGCACGTATACGTCTCCCAGGCCCACAAGGGCGAACTGGTGATGGGCGCCGGCGTGGACTCCTACAACGGCTACGGCCAGCGCGGCTCGTTCCACGTGATTGAAGAGCAGATGGCAGCAGCCGTGGAACTCTTCCCGATCTTCGCCCGGGCCCACGTGCTCCGCACTTGGGGCGGCATCGTGGACACCACCTTGGACGCCTCGCCGATTGTTGGCCTGTCCCCGGTGGAGAACATGTTCGTCAACTGTGGTTGGGGAACCGGCGGCTTCAAGGGCACCCCCGCAGCGGGCCTGACGTTTGCGCACACCATTGCCACCGGCGCACCGCACCAGCTGAACAAGCCGTTCGCACTGGAACGCTTCGAGACCGGCGCCTTGATCGACGAACACGGCGCCGCAGCCGTAGCCCACTAG
- a CDS encoding sarcosine oxidase subunit delta, which yields MLLISCPNCGPRDETEFHYGGQAHVAYPESPNDLTDREWAEYLFYRENTKGTFAERWVHSTGCRQWFNMLRDTVSYEIHSIYGMGQPRPELKAGARTSAGTNSEPTQPGEFTQAGDFGQAGEPGLAPGAASPTATTPISSEGV from the coding sequence ATGCTCCTCATTTCATGCCCCAACTGCGGGCCACGCGACGAAACCGAATTCCACTATGGCGGCCAAGCGCACGTCGCCTACCCGGAGAGCCCGAACGACCTCACGGACCGTGAATGGGCTGAATACCTGTTCTACCGTGAGAACACCAAGGGCACGTTCGCCGAACGCTGGGTCCACAGCACCGGTTGCCGCCAGTGGTTCAACATGCTCCGCGACACCGTGAGCTACGAGATTCACTCCATCTACGGGATGGGCCAGCCCCGACCGGAGCTCAAGGCGGGTGCCAGGACAAGCGCCGGCACAAACAGCGAACCCACCCAGCCAGGCGAGTTCACCCAGGCCGGAGACTTCGGCCAAGCCGGCGAACCAGGCCTCGCCCCCGGCGCCGCCTCACCCACGGCCACCACCCCCATCTCCTCGGAAGGAGTCTAG
- a CDS encoding sarcosine oxidase subunit alpha family protein translates to MTSKNARLATGGRIDRSISWRFTVDGQEFTGHPGDTIASALLANGHINAGNSLYEDRPRGIMAAGVEESNALVKIAPRFRGHVAESMLPATAVSLVDGMNIELLSGLGKLDPNEDKAEYDKKYVHTDVLVVGGGIAGLAAAREAVRTGARVILIDDQPELGGSLLSGSTAPELAELIEGKPALEWVADVEAELVSAGECTVLNRTTAFGSYDSNYFIAAQNRTDHLSVPAASGVSRQRIWHIRAKQVVLAPGAHERPLVFENNDRPGIMLASAARTYLNRYAVAAGSRVVITTTNDSAYALAADLKAAGVAIAAVVDARPQISAKAGAAVESGIRVLIGSAVADTSADEDGRLNGVTVRSINDDGELTSGVEQLTADLLAVSGGWSPVVHLHSQRQGKLRWDDGLAAFIPTAPVKDQQVVGAGRGSFELQDCLAEGISAGAAASIAAGFESATTPVELQAPVASAPSRQLWLVPGQTGEPGEWHHHFVDFQRDQSVADVLRSTGAGMRSVEHVKRYTSISTANDQGKTSGVNAIGVIAAALKFGGAENIPGVGEIGTTAYRAPFTPVAFAALAGRQRGELFDPARVTSIHPWHVARGALFEDVGQWKRPWYYPQAGEDMDIAVLRECAAVRDSVGFMDATTLGKIEIRGKDAGEFLNRVYTNAFKKLAPGSARYGVMCTLDGMIFDDGVTLRLDDDRYFMTTTTGGAAKVLDWLEEWHQTEWPDLDVVCTSVTEQWSTIAVVGPKSRAVIAKVAPQLAENGGLDADAFPFMTFRETTLASGVQARVCRISFSGELAYEINIPSWYGLNTWEAVAAAGAEFNITPYGTETMHVLRAEKGYPIVGQDTDGTVTPQDAGMDWIVSKAKDFIGKRSYLRQDASREDRKHLVSVLPVDHSLRLPEGTQLVEKGIPVNPASGPVPMEGFVTSSYQSAALGRSFALALIQNGRNRIGETLVASLGDQLVDVVVGETVLFDAEGTRKDG, encoded by the coding sequence GTGACCAGTAAGAACGCACGCCTCGCCACCGGCGGACGCATCGATCGCAGCATCTCCTGGCGCTTCACCGTGGACGGCCAGGAATTCACCGGCCACCCGGGTGACACCATCGCGTCCGCGTTGCTGGCCAACGGCCACATCAACGCCGGCAACTCCCTCTACGAGGACCGCCCCCGCGGCATCATGGCCGCCGGCGTGGAAGAGTCCAACGCCTTGGTCAAGATCGCTCCCCGCTTCCGCGGACATGTTGCAGAGTCCATGCTTCCCGCCACCGCAGTCTCACTGGTGGACGGCATGAACATTGAGCTCCTCTCCGGCCTTGGCAAGCTTGATCCCAACGAGGACAAGGCTGAGTACGACAAGAAGTACGTCCATACGGATGTCCTGGTGGTCGGCGGCGGTATTGCCGGACTGGCAGCAGCCCGCGAAGCAGTCCGCACCGGCGCCCGCGTCATCCTGATCGATGACCAGCCGGAACTTGGCGGCTCGCTGCTCTCCGGTTCCACTGCCCCGGAGCTGGCAGAACTGATCGAAGGCAAGCCGGCCCTGGAATGGGTTGCCGACGTGGAGGCTGAACTGGTTTCCGCCGGCGAATGCACGGTGCTGAACCGCACCACGGCTTTCGGTTCCTACGATTCCAACTACTTCATCGCAGCTCAGAACCGCACGGACCACTTGAGCGTTCCTGCAGCTTCCGGTGTCTCCCGCCAGCGTATTTGGCACATCCGTGCCAAGCAGGTTGTCCTGGCTCCCGGCGCCCACGAGCGTCCGCTGGTGTTCGAGAACAACGACCGCCCGGGCATCATGCTCGCCTCGGCCGCCCGCACCTACTTGAACCGTTACGCCGTGGCAGCCGGTTCACGCGTGGTCATCACCACCACCAACGATTCCGCTTACGCTCTTGCCGCGGACCTGAAGGCAGCAGGCGTGGCCATTGCCGCCGTCGTCGATGCCCGTCCGCAGATCAGCGCGAAGGCCGGTGCCGCCGTCGAGTCCGGTATCCGGGTCCTGATCGGCAGTGCCGTGGCTGACACGTCGGCGGACGAGGATGGCCGCCTGAATGGCGTCACCGTCCGCAGTATTAACGACGACGGCGAACTCACCTCGGGCGTCGAACAGCTGACTGCCGATCTCCTGGCAGTTTCCGGTGGCTGGAGCCCGGTGGTTCACCTCCACAGCCAGCGCCAAGGCAAGCTGCGTTGGGATGACGGGCTCGCAGCGTTCATTCCCACCGCTCCCGTCAAGGACCAGCAGGTTGTGGGCGCAGGCCGTGGCAGCTTCGAACTCCAGGATTGCCTGGCAGAGGGCATCTCGGCGGGAGCGGCAGCGTCCATCGCCGCTGGCTTCGAATCCGCCACCACCCCGGTGGAACTGCAGGCACCTGTGGCCAGCGCTCCGAGCCGCCAGCTCTGGCTGGTCCCCGGCCAAACCGGTGAGCCCGGCGAATGGCACCACCACTTTGTTGACTTCCAGCGCGACCAGTCCGTGGCCGATGTCCTCCGCTCCACCGGGGCAGGCATGCGGTCCGTGGAGCACGTCAAGCGGTACACCTCCATCAGCACCGCCAATGATCAGGGCAAGACGTCCGGAGTCAACGCAATCGGCGTCATCGCCGCGGCCCTGAAGTTCGGCGGAGCTGAGAACATTCCGGGCGTCGGCGAGATTGGCACCACCGCCTACCGTGCGCCGTTCACGCCCGTGGCCTTCGCAGCGTTGGCAGGCCGCCAGCGTGGCGAACTGTTCGATCCCGCCCGCGTCACCTCCATCCACCCGTGGCACGTTGCCCGGGGCGCACTGTTCGAAGATGTTGGACAGTGGAAGCGCCCCTGGTACTACCCGCAGGCCGGGGAAGATATGGACATAGCAGTCCTGCGTGAATGCGCAGCGGTCCGCGACTCCGTGGGCTTCATGGACGCCACCACCCTGGGCAAGATCGAGATCCGTGGCAAGGATGCCGGCGAATTCCTGAACCGCGTGTACACCAACGCGTTCAAGAAGCTCGCCCCGGGATCCGCCCGCTACGGCGTCATGTGCACCCTGGACGGCATGATCTTCGACGACGGAGTGACCCTCCGCTTGGACGATGACCGCTACTTCATGACCACCACCACCGGCGGCGCAGCCAAGGTGCTGGACTGGCTGGAAGAGTGGCACCAGACGGAGTGGCCGGACCTCGATGTGGTCTGCACGTCCGTGACGGAGCAGTGGAGCACCATCGCCGTCGTTGGCCCGAAGTCCCGCGCAGTGATCGCCAAGGTTGCTCCCCAGCTCGCCGAAAACGGTGGCCTGGATGCTGATGCCTTCCCGTTCATGACGTTCCGCGAGACCACGCTGGCCTCCGGAGTGCAGGCACGCGTTTGCCGCATCTCCTTCTCCGGTGAACTGGCCTACGAAATCAACATCCCGTCCTGGTACGGGCTCAACACCTGGGAAGCCGTTGCTGCCGCAGGTGCCGAGTTCAACATCACCCCGTACGGCACCGAAACCATGCACGTTCTCCGCGCCGAGAAGGGCTACCCGATCGTTGGGCAGGACACCGATGGCACGGTCACCCCGCAGGACGCCGGTATGGACTGGATCGTCTCCAAGGCCAAGGACTTCATCGGCAAGCGCTCCTACCTCCGGCAGGATGCAAGCCGCGAGGACCGCAAGCATCTGGTGAGCGTCCTTCCCGTGGACCACTCGCTGCGGTTGCCGGAAGGCACCCAGTTGGTGGAAAAGGGCATCCCGGTCAACCCGGCTTCCGGACCCGTCCCCATGGAGGGTTTCGTGACCTCCAGTTACCAGAGCGCCGCACTGGGCCGTTCCTTCGCCCTGGCACTCATTCAAAACGGCCGCAACCGCATCGGCGAGACCCTGGTGGCCTCGCTGGGAGACCAATTGGTGGACGTGGTTGTTGGCGAAACCGTACTTTTCGATGCTGAAGGGACCCGCAAAGATGGCTGA
- a CDS encoding sarcosine oxidase subunit gamma: protein MAETATPAETAHVDRVRGARRSPAEHLAEAFSSGSVPGTVTLTEIPYQAMVGLRVDRTSDAGARVASVTGGLPAACGDVTGTGSVNTLWLGPTEFMVVAPEEAHDSLGGSLVSDLTTALGNDAGQVVDLSANRTTFELSGSHARAVLEKTCALDLHPRVFKAGTAVSTELAHIPVMLWKTSEESYRIFPRASFADFLGRWLLDAMREYASPEVP, encoded by the coding sequence ATGGCTGAAACAGCAACACCAGCAGAAACCGCACACGTCGACCGCGTCCGGGGCGCCCGCCGCAGCCCGGCCGAGCACCTGGCTGAGGCCTTCAGCTCCGGCTCCGTGCCGGGCACGGTGACGCTCACCGAAATCCCGTACCAGGCCATGGTTGGTCTTCGGGTTGACCGAACGTCCGACGCCGGTGCCCGCGTTGCGTCCGTGACCGGCGGTTTGCCTGCCGCTTGCGGAGACGTGACGGGGACCGGTTCGGTTAACACCCTGTGGCTTGGGCCCACGGAGTTCATGGTGGTCGCACCGGAGGAAGCCCACGATTCCCTGGGAGGCTCCTTGGTCAGCGATCTGACCACGGCGTTGGGCAACGACGCGGGCCAGGTGGTGGACCTGTCCGCCAACCGCACCACGTTTGAGCTCTCCGGCAGCCACGCCCGCGCAGTGTTGGAGAAGACTTGCGCCTTGGACCTGCACCCGCGGGTCTTCAAGGCCGGGACCGCTGTCTCCACTGAGCTCGCGCACATTCCGGTGATGCTCTGGAAGACCTCGGAGGAGTCCTACCGGATCTTTCCCCGGGCATCGTTTGCCGACTTCCTGGGACGCTGGCTCCTCGATGCCATGCGGGAGTATGCCTCCCCAGAGGTCCCCTAA
- a CDS encoding L-serine ammonia-lyase — protein MALSVLDLFSVGIGPSSSHTVGPMRAAKQFTDGLESSGQLPATVRVQAELFGSLGATGRGHGSDKAVVLGLQGHSPETVNTHTADDQVAAAALDAELRLAGNHRVDFNWDEDVVLHRRKSLPAHPNGMTFRALDHTGTVLRERSYYSIGGGFVVDGDVSGADKVVADDTVLPYPFTTADELLAICLREGKSISDIMLANELVWRSEEELRERLLGIWAVMQECVDNGCSAEGILPGGLNVRRRAPSLFKKLSETDAGLNGAKSADPLLAMEWVNLFALAVNEENAAGGRIVTAPTNGAAGIVPAVLHYYTKFVPGANDDGVVRFLLAAAAVGILFKINASISGAEVGCQGEVGSACSMAAAGLCEVLGGTPEQVENAAEVGIEHNLGLTCDPVGGLVQIPCIERNAIASVKAINAARLALHGDGSHKVSLDKAIKTMRETGADMKSKYKETSRGGLAVNVVEC, from the coding sequence ATGGCATTGAGTGTGCTTGATCTGTTTTCTGTTGGCATCGGGCCGTCATCGTCACACACGGTGGGCCCCATGCGTGCGGCAAAGCAGTTCACGGACGGTCTTGAATCGTCCGGCCAGCTTCCGGCTACGGTGCGCGTCCAGGCAGAGCTTTTCGGCTCCCTGGGCGCCACCGGCCGGGGCCACGGCTCAGACAAGGCCGTGGTGCTGGGGCTGCAAGGCCACTCCCCCGAAACCGTTAATACCCACACCGCCGATGACCAGGTTGCGGCCGCGGCACTCGACGCGGAATTGCGCCTGGCCGGCAACCACCGGGTGGACTTCAACTGGGACGAGGACGTGGTCCTGCACCGCCGCAAGTCCTTGCCCGCCCACCCCAACGGCATGACGTTTCGCGCGTTGGACCACACTGGCACCGTGCTCCGGGAGCGCAGCTACTACTCCATCGGAGGCGGCTTTGTGGTGGACGGGGACGTCTCCGGAGCCGACAAAGTGGTAGCCGATGACACCGTCCTGCCCTACCCCTTCACCACTGCCGACGAGCTGCTGGCCATCTGCCTCCGCGAGGGCAAATCCATCTCGGACATCATGCTGGCCAACGAACTCGTGTGGCGTTCCGAGGAAGAACTCCGCGAAAGGTTGCTGGGGATCTGGGCCGTCATGCAGGAGTGCGTGGACAACGGCTGCTCTGCCGAGGGAATACTGCCGGGAGGCCTGAACGTCAGGCGACGGGCGCCGTCGTTGTTTAAGAAGCTTTCCGAAACTGACGCAGGCCTCAACGGAGCAAAATCTGCGGACCCGCTCCTCGCCATGGAATGGGTCAACCTGTTCGCCCTGGCCGTGAACGAGGAGAACGCCGCGGGCGGCAGGATCGTCACCGCGCCCACCAACGGTGCCGCCGGAATTGTCCCGGCCGTGTTGCACTATTACACCAAGTTTGTTCCGGGAGCCAACGACGACGGTGTCGTGCGGTTCCTGCTGGCGGCAGCCGCCGTCGGAATCCTGTTCAAAATCAACGCGTCCATCTCCGGTGCCGAGGTCGGCTGCCAGGGTGAGGTTGGTTCGGCCTGCTCCATGGCCGCCGCCGGTCTCTGCGAAGTCCTCGGCGGAACACCTGAGCAAGTGGAAAATGCCGCCGAAGTGGGCATCGAACACAACCTGGGCCTCACCTGCGATCCCGTGGGCGGGCTGGTGCAGATCCCCTGCATCGAACGCAACGCGATCGCCAGCGTCAAGGCCATCAATGCCGCCCGCCTTGCCCTGCACGGCGACGGCAGCCACAAAGTGTCCTTGGACAAAGCCATCAAGACCATGCGCGAGACAGGCGCAGATATGAAATCCAAATACAAGGAGACCTCCCGTGGAGGCCTCGCCGTCAACGTAGTGGAGTGCTAG